Part of the Amia ocellicauda isolate fAmiCal2 chromosome 18, fAmiCal2.hap1, whole genome shotgun sequence genome, GTTGTTTTTGGAGTCATTCATGTCTTATTATTTAACCTGCGGATCATTTTGTGGTTTTGTGTGCTATGATTTTTTCAGTCTTAACACTTCGTAGGATGCATACTCTTTTCAAAATGAAGCACTACATTATACAAGTGAGGATGGTTGCATGTGCTAAAATTCAAATCAGATATCTGTTGACCTCCAGGGTTAGTATTTCAGTGTTACACATTCTTGGTTGGCTtgcttccttttttttctctcactaaGCAGAAATCATAAGATCTAAGGTCAATTATtagttaattgtatttatttgcaggCACTTAGAAGTGGAACGCAGTTATAGACTCACCTATGCACTGCACTCGCTCAAAACCAGGCTGGCAAAATCAAGGTTCTCGCTCTTATTGACCTTCCTTGGCTTGTTTCATAGCTCCTGGTTGAGCAGTAATGAAGCCAGTGCCACAAAGAAGCAGAAGGACAGCCTACCCCACCGTGCTGAACTGAAGAGATTGAAAAAAATGCTGTGCCACAAACTGAGGCTTGCAGACATAAGGTATTCTCCTTGTCTGGTTACTAAGACCATGAATACACACACGTGGGTTTACCTGTTATGAAAATATTAGGTGTGGTCCTCTGGTATAGTTagtcaaataaataatgaatgcatCATATAGAGTATAATTGTGCCAGTGTAACAATAGCAAATACACATTGTGACCTTTTTAATAGTCAACCCTGCCAATAGAGAACTGAATCTGTGTAATTGTGTCGCCTATTCTATTCAGTTCATTTAGTCTGCTTGTGCTTATTTAGAGGTACATTGTAACTGTGGAGGAGCGAAATGAACAGCAGCCTTCTGACTCATTTGTGTAGGTGTCTAATTTTGCTGGATCAGTTAAGGGCTTCGCTTGACTGATTTAGAAATGGATAATAGATAGCTGCATTTTGCCAGGAAAGTGTTACAGTGTAACGGAacacagaaaaatgtaaaaggGAAAATGTGTTACTTTGGCGAGTGAAAGTTGTCTGACTAACGGGTATATTATAACTGAGACACTGGGTGTCACAGGTTCaactatattaaaataacactttttaaatatgttctCCAGAGAAAGTGGACTAGCTTGTCTGTGTTTCAGTTTATTCCCTTGACACTTTGAACTAGATACTTGGCTGCATTGCAGAAAAAGTATTACAATTATGTCGTAAGACTGGAGTATCACAGCTGTATCATATGAAGTACAAGAAGGAAATCAAAAGAGAAATAATGTAAACGTGCCCAAGCAATAGATGcagtcaaaaataataattgtgttctAAAAGTGATCTTCATTCAAATTAGGTTACTATCATTTTTGGTTTGCTGTCCTGTAAAACATGGAGAATGGCTGTAGATATATGTTTTTTGCAGCAACCTAATCACAACCTGTGTACAATTTAAAGCTCTCCAAGTCCCAGTATTTAAGAGACTTGCATCTAGACTTGCATCTTAAGCAATGGATTTGTCACTACAATTCTCACTGGTGGTGAAGATCATAATCTATAATTTAAATGAAGCTAAATGCAGAGTGTAGGTTTCTTTTTAAGGCAAGTGTTCAATGCgtgcatgtattttttatgagaTAAGAATGTGGTCACCTGATACAAGGCACCTCCTTCGGCTGAGATATTGACATTATCTGATGTGGTGTCCTCTTTCAGCTGAGTCATTGTAAGTGATTGAATCCTATGGTGGTTGTGAAAGGTTATATATCGGTTGTAAACCAATGGTGCACAAAGTGTAGGACCTGCATCCTTCTCTTCTCATTGCATTGTTTATTGAAGAAAACTGTAACAGGTGGGCTTTGGTGACCAGACCACCAACCCCAACActtacagactgaagatgtCTCACCCTCAGCACCTTGGATACCAGCACaaaaaatcaaaacagaaaacctCCTTTCCCTCAGGAAACAGGGAACTCACTGTTACCCTCAGCTGTACTGGTTGGTTTAATGTACTACGCATCTCAAGTTATCTAGAAGGACTTATTTAACATTCTTTGCAGGTAGTAATGTGTCCAGCAGTTTATAGTGCTGTCTTGGCAAGGCTGCTGAGAGGCCTTCACCAAAGAACAGAATGGCAGGTACACATTATAACAGATTGGACTCTGTTTGTCTGTGCTAGGAAAGTAGCTGTGGGATACTAATAATACAGCCTCACCTGCAGAGTGACAAGAAGAGTCTCAacaaaggtttatttatttatgtaaatagaTGCTTCAGCATAATCTTGCACAGTTTTCAATTGTGCCTTAgggtaaagtaaaataaaacctaTGGTGAAGTAACAATGTAAAAGTATTTCAAAGATGCAAATGAAAGAAAGTGAATATCAGACCAGATGGCCATTCAAAGCCCTCTTTTTGCatgcatattattttcatttcttgaGGAAAATAGATGCACTAGGAAAGTGTAGATGCGGGGTAATACTGCAGAAAATCATTCTTGTAACCAGGTTATTCCCTCTCTCCCCCGCAGGTGGCAGCGTAGCTGGGGTATTGCTCACCGGTGTAGCCAGTTACACAGTCTGAGCCGTCTGCATCAGCAGAACCCAGAATCACTTCTCAATGTTGAAGGTATGATTTTCTCTGTCACCCCCTGCCTTATGGTGAAGCCATGTAAACTACTTTCTACAGTTGAACTGTCATCGGACATCTTAGTTCACTTGTTATTTTGTAAGTGTGTTAAAATATCACCATTTCTGCTCACAAAATCATGAGAATTTAAGGATTGGGTCCAGTGTTGGGGATGGAATGTGGATGTGTATTCTACCTTGCAGGATTGAGTGATAGTTTGCAGGGAGCTACAAATGTCTGAAAGGCCTACTGTAATTTCAATTATGAACACAGTATTTGAACTCTAAACTACAGTGTATGTTAGGAAaggttatatagatatatatatatatatatatatatatatatatatatatatatatataccgatacTGTAATGTATCTTATTCCTTTATTTGCTAGGGCATACAATAATATTCACTGACCAATCAGGAATGAATGCTGCTGGTCATGTGATGTTGGGAACAACAGATGTTCATCATCAGTGGGCCAAAGTAAGAACTGCAGATTTTTCCTTAGCACAACACTGTGAAATTGAACTGCAATTTACACTGCTATCAGACCTAACCCTTATCACACGCATACAGCTGGGGTCAGTTTAGATGTACAGTTGATTTGGACTACATTGAAGGAGGGGCTTGGATTATGGTGAGGTTTCATGAGATATTACAGGTCAGGGTGGGAACATTAAGGTCATCATTGGACTATTTTAGCTAATGTTTTGCATGCAAATTAAGACTAGGTTTACATGTAGGTCTGAGCTACCGTTACGGTTATATTCCCCAGTGATATTAGACTTTCATTAGAGGTAGGATTATGTTTCTACTAAGTTAACTCAGGCGCATGTCATTTTAAGAGACTTTTTTCTCCAGCTCTTTGAGAGGCTGCCGAGTTACAGCAGCTTGCTGGCACAGAGCGAGTTGCTCAAGGATCGCATCAGCCAGCTCCTGGGGGGGATACAGGTGATCCACATCGAGAGACTGCAGCCCCTGCTAACGATAGAGGAGTACTTCAATACCTTGAGCGCCTTTCAGAAGAGGCTCTCGTCCTGCTGGGTCCCCTTCCACCCCCGGAGCCTGCAGGGACTACAGATGACCCTGGAGAAGTAATAGTTCTTTAAGAAATTTTAATAATAGTAAATGTTATAATCGGAATAATAGAGCAGTCTCGGCTGGCGTGTGATCTTCACTGATGGCAGCCTCCACGCATTCCCTTTGCAGCGACCGCTCCAGCCCCCGCCTGCACGAGCTGGGCCACTTCATCATCCCCTCGGCCTGCGAGCCCACGACCCTGCAGTGGTTCATTCAGACCAAAGCACCGGAGGCCCGGCGCAGGATGAAGAGAAGAGACGAGTGAGTCTGCACCGGGAAATTGGCGGTTCGCAGATTTTCATATTGCAGATGGAATTCCTTTAGGTGTCCAGTGGTGTTGGCCCCAGATCAAATCAGTGTCTAGAGGTTGCCAAGCTCGAGAGATGTGCAAGACCTGAATACATCTGTATggtgtgtttctttttctctaAATCTAGGCTAGAAGCAGAGGAAAATGACCTGGTGCTGTACTGCTTGGAGAGTCTGTCCTTGAAACGGTTGTACAAGGAGCCCAGCGTGAGCAGCAAGCAGATGATACCCTGCTGCCGGAGGCTGATGGAGGAACGCTGCCCCTACGTGCAGGGGATGCGTCTCTGTGTCTCGCATTTCTACTCTGTCCTGCAGGATGGGGACCTCTGTATTCCCTGGGACTGGAAGAGCTGAGGAGGTCGACTGGGTCAGCGGCTGACATATTGTAGGACAGCTTCACAGTAGGGAAGGAGGAAGCTGGGGAAACTATAAagcactttattattttatgattagAGGCAGAAAAAAGTATAGGACCACAAGTTTTAGCTTCATAAGATATGCAAACAAAAATCTATATACTATCTAAGAAGAAAACCATAGAAGCATACGtactatacatatgtatatatgttttttgtacAGCACAATGATATATtaactattaataattaactgTTAATAAGTATTATTAACTATTAACTGGGGGCAGCCAATTCTGCTAGGTGTTTCTATAGCTTCAATATAAATGTTATGTATGTTACTTCTTAGATGGAACATTTTATGCAGTATTTACAATCAAGTGGCAgaccatatttcagttttttgtagaaaatgtaatttgaaatcaatatgtaataaaaacagtgatatgATCTATTTGCTTAAGATCTGCGTGAATTCTAAATTCTGCGAGTGTTCAGAGGTGTTCGGTTTTAGTGCAACATTATTGAAGGCACTGTTCATGCCAAAGACAAAGTCACAGGATCCGAGGATCAGAGTGGGTTTTACTGTTTGGTGCAGTGTTTGTGGATTTGTTCTCTTGGTTTTCTTGTCCATTTCCCGGACGATAATTATATTCTTTCCAGTTTTGTTTCGTTTAAGCTACTTTGGATAAACAATCCTCCTTGCTTAGCAGCGTGTCATAAACTGATAACAATTTTTGAAGAAATCAACTTCTGCGATGTATGAATAATTTAGTTTAAATTTGAAAGCACTCGTTAAGACCTCACTAGGGGGAGCTGTTCCCATACCCATAGAGTGCtcttgtatgtaaaaataaatgggtGATATTCAATCTTCTTCGTTTATAGGCCATCCCTCATAAATAGTATCAGTGACACTATATGAGTGAAGTCATCCTATCctgtgtgcatgtctctgaAAGTAATAcccgttttgtttatttactgtCTTTTATAACTGTCAGTGTGTTAGCAGTATAAGGTGTTACTGCTTTTTCCTTAAATGAATGACAGCTCATTTCACTGTGGGACTTCCTCTTGCATTTTGTTATGCATTTAGAACCAGCGCACTAAAATTGAAACTGGTAGGTGTAAAGTGTCTCAAAAACTTcctgagaaacaggaaatcttATACATAATGTCAACACACACATGAAAGGTTATATTTAACAGTCACAACATTGCTGAGTTTAAAAGCTGTGGGAGAGCCCTCTGAAGGGGTTTATCTTGTTTGGTACCTTTGTTGAGAGCATCAGTCAAGCTTTGTATTGGAACCAAGATACAATCGATGGATCAGGTGTGTTTTAGAACAATTATCCCGATGTTTTGACCAATAACTAATGGTCAAGCCAAGCATCGTTTTTCCGTAGGAATTATAATAGGGTACATGACCTACTAATCTTATTTACTGTGTGACTGTTTATAACCTCATAATTTAACGTACCGATCAAAGAATAATCAAAATGTTTGGAAGCTGTATCAATAAAGCTATGTTCTGACCAATTTGTGTTCTGGTAATTAGAGTTTTCAGGCATATCATGAGGAAACAGTTTGTACACAAACAAAAGTGTCTAGTTGCCCAGGATCCTTTACTGTGGGATGTTTTTGCTGATCTCACATTAATTTGACTGGAATATGGAAAGTGGTTGTTCAGTGCTTATTATATATCCAGATAAAACTCTACCTCGCAATTCAGTTCCCACAAATTTCATGTGCTAAATGATATGCTCCTAGAAATATTTGACATAGCTTTACAGAACTAATTATTAGAGTAAAATTTAAAGTATAAATTATTCAACTTCATTGGGCCCACTGGGTCTGCATGTAATCAGAAAGGTGCCAtcctaatgtattaatttaatagatTGGTTTGATTCAGTAAATTAATTAGGGTGGTGGTACTAATTTCCAGAAATAGAATTACTTTGAAGGTTGGCTTTTTCTTTAGAGCGCTCGGCCCCCTGGCAGTTGTTTGATGTAACTAACTTCACCCCTGCTTGAAATCTGTTCACCACTCTCTGCAAGACTAATGCATCTGTAATTGTACAAATCATAGGTTGTCAAAAACTGTATTGTCATTTTTCACGGCTTTAATACAATGGCAATTTTTTTATAAAGGAAGtggtcattttttttaatcaaattgtcaggtgtgggggggggtgcttTTAAAATTGTACTTTGCTTGACACTTCCATGAAAGATGAATGTGTCAGTAGAGTAATGGTTATGAATTTGCCTTTggggttaaaaacaaaaagtaaatcaTACAAACCCTTCATTCTGCAGGATATTCCTCAATAATAACGGGTAGGACTGCTTTCTCCAGATATCTGGGAGCTGTGCCCCTGAGGCAGGCGCTATAAATCAAACGCAACACTTCTCAAAGAAAACTCCCTCTGTTCGCTCAGATTTAGATGCAACAACAGCTTCTCTGTTATTACCATATCTAACGAACGGAGCAGTTTGTTTTTCAACTGACAATGTAAAGGACAATTGTTGTCAAGTGCTCTACTTAACCACTGTGATAAGTTGCGTTCTCAGACTTCACAGGCATGAACTGTAATTCACAAACTGACCTTGAGTAGGAAAGTTAGTAGCTAAACCATACTCTTGAACTCTCCACCCCCCCTGCAAAATCGCTGCGAAACAGACACACCCTCACACATTTCTACTTTGAAAACAGGCAAAGCATATGGAAATTAAATGCCGGGAAGATGTTCTAGTTTTGCTTCCTTCAGTTAACCCAGAAACCATGTCTCTGGGCCGAAACTTAAGTGCTGGCTTTTATGCTTGTATGATTTGGCAGGATTCAAATTATTAAGGGGAAACAAACAGGACAAATGCTGAGCTGGTATGCGCTATACACTCTTACAGCATGTTAAACATAACTGAGGAGTCTGTGCATATGAGACCGAACACAATCTTAGCAgagaagaaagtgaatgtctttGTCGGGAAAGTACGTGTGC contains:
- the tcaim gene encoding T-cell activation inhibitor, mitochondrial, translated to MSVTCFLRHVARVTSNSHIAVQVFQNRLLSGADAVNALRPFYFAVHPDFFGQHPREREVNENSLKRLNGYIENLQKPNLRHLKPTQLTFYVRETVNEKHGVKPEVLPSGFRAVSFTLQSRDIRSTVLDVLTSCSLPTEHMQALSASVDSPKQTHVAGEPFYRPIRWDKTYYSFTGFRDPEEDLEKAKRVENTLSSWLSSNEASATKKQKDSLPHRAELKRLKKMLCHKLRLADIRWQRSWGIAHRCSQLHSLSRLHQQNPESLLNVEGHTIIFTDQSGMNAAGHVMLGTTDVHHQWAKLFERLPSYSSLLAQSELLKDRISQLLGGIQVIHIERLQPLLTIEEYFNTLSAFQKRLSSCWVPFHPRSLQGLQMTLENDRSSPRLHELGHFIIPSACEPTTLQWFIQTKAPEARRRMKRRDELEAEENDLVLYCLESLSLKRLYKEPSVSSKQMIPCCRRLMEERCPYVQGMRLCVSHFYSVLQDGDLCIPWDWKS